A window of the Tunturibacter empetritectus genome harbors these coding sequences:
- a CDS encoding VOC family protein, translating to MPTMNKVAPFLWFDDNAEEAAEFYLSVFPHARRLDELRSKGVGPWPVGKIATITIELEGQEMVFLNGGPAHQLSPAFSFFVRCDSQEEIDSYWGKLIEGGKPMACGWLTDRYGLCWQIVPRHIGELVNHPKAMQAMMGMIKMDLTALEAAARKS from the coding sequence ATGCCAACCATGAACAAAGTTGCGCCATTCCTGTGGTTCGATGACAACGCGGAAGAAGCTGCAGAGTTTTACCTGAGCGTCTTTCCGCATGCGCGCCGGCTCGACGAGCTGCGTTCCAAGGGCGTTGGTCCGTGGCCCGTGGGCAAGATTGCCACGATCACGATCGAGCTTGAAGGGCAGGAGATGGTCTTTCTCAATGGCGGCCCCGCGCATCAGCTCAGCCCCGCCTTCTCGTTCTTTGTCCGCTGCGACTCCCAGGAGGAGATCGACAGCTATTGGGGCAAGTTGATCGAAGGCGGCAAACCGATGGCCTGCGGCTGGCTGACAGACCGCTACGGCCTCTGTTGGCAGATTGTGCCACGCCATATCGGCGAGTTGGTCAATCACCCCAAAGCGATGCAAGCCATGATGGGGATGATCAAGATGGATCTGACCGCACTCGAAGCCGCCGCGAGGAAGAGCTGA
- a CDS encoding ABC transporter permease, whose product MQTLLQDLRFSVRTLRKSPGFALTAILTLALGIGSVTSVFSVVDSVLLKPFAFPQPNRLVVLRETTREMNGAPSPDNYKHYLNWKANSKTLADAAIFRNDTFSVSSGTDHPEILGGLDISPEFFSVLGVEPMLGRSFLPSETVKGHDSVVILAWSAWQRYFAGDPGVIGRTLTIGGIPQTVVGVLPQAFSFPHMNEMATAVSQREVHAYEIFQPLVPYPSFMNDTGGYDFLVVGRMKAGISPAQVESELGGLQQAFVKNAHIALHPWIVVESLKQEVAGGVSTALWLLLAAVGAVLLIACVNLANLQMARAVAREREVAVRAALGASRRRLMRSTLMDSVVLAVAGGALGLLLSFTGVRLFIAAAPSSLPRLNETHVSWPILLAAAGLSILTALLFGVLPAMRSMRVDPQSAMQASSNRVANSRQGQRTRNLLVAGEVASTVVLLIVTGLIMRSFSRLLMKQREFDSSHVTLAQVDLDAPQYGDTMNGSDKVRAQFMDRALESLGQMPGVQSVAMTSEMPLAGETWIDGIYRPDHPVPQNQEPTANMRWVSPSYLDTLRIPLIEGRNLQASDRDHPTNALISQQTARAIWPGEDPLGKTFTTGDTDTFTVVGVVADARINDLKKTASMIYLPYWQNPWWRAYFLVRSSQPASALTDSIRREVWKIDPQVAIPVLKSLDDQVNDSVATERFQTMLLGSFGLAALLLALLGVYGVLAYSVSLREQEFGIRMALGSGKAALMRHVVQQAAVSVVGGVVTGLVLASVATRWVASLLYETRAADPVAVSASVAILLVASLLATLLPAHRAASVDPIKALKME is encoded by the coding sequence ATGCAGACACTGCTCCAGGATCTACGATTCAGCGTTCGCACCCTGCGTAAGTCGCCCGGCTTCGCGCTTACCGCCATTCTTACTTTGGCGTTGGGAATCGGCTCAGTCACCTCGGTCTTCAGCGTCGTAGACTCCGTCCTGCTGAAGCCGTTCGCCTTCCCGCAGCCGAACCGCCTGGTCGTGCTGCGTGAGACAACACGCGAGATGAACGGCGCTCCCAGTCCCGACAACTACAAACACTATCTCAACTGGAAGGCCAACTCGAAGACTCTCGCTGATGCGGCGATCTTTCGCAACGATACCTTCAGTGTCTCTTCGGGTACGGATCATCCGGAGATCTTGGGAGGGTTGGATATCTCTCCGGAGTTCTTCTCAGTGCTTGGCGTGGAGCCTATGCTGGGACGAAGCTTCCTGCCGTCCGAAACGGTCAAAGGTCACGATAGTGTTGTCATACTGGCCTGGAGCGCCTGGCAGAGATACTTTGCCGGTGACCCTGGCGTGATCGGTCGCACCTTGACTATAGGTGGAATCCCCCAAACGGTGGTTGGCGTTCTACCGCAAGCCTTCAGCTTTCCCCACATGAACGAGATGGCTACCGCCGTCTCCCAGCGCGAGGTCCACGCCTACGAGATCTTTCAACCGCTCGTCCCATATCCCAGCTTTATGAACGATACTGGCGGCTACGATTTCCTCGTAGTTGGCCGTATGAAAGCAGGCATCTCCCCGGCGCAGGTGGAGAGCGAACTGGGCGGCCTGCAACAGGCCTTCGTGAAGAATGCTCATATTGCTCTGCATCCGTGGATCGTTGTGGAATCGCTGAAGCAGGAGGTGGCCGGCGGCGTGAGCACGGCGTTGTGGCTGCTGCTGGCCGCTGTCGGTGCGGTATTGCTGATCGCCTGCGTGAATCTGGCAAACCTGCAAATGGCCCGCGCCGTCGCGCGCGAACGCGAGGTGGCCGTGCGGGCAGCGCTTGGTGCAAGCCGGAGACGGCTGATGCGCTCCACGTTGATGGACAGCGTCGTTCTGGCCGTGGCCGGAGGAGCGCTGGGGCTCCTGCTGTCGTTTACCGGGGTGCGACTCTTTATCGCGGCAGCTCCCTCCAGCTTGCCCCGGCTGAACGAGACACACGTGAGTTGGCCGATTCTACTTGCCGCAGCAGGACTGTCGATTTTGACGGCTTTACTGTTTGGTGTGCTTCCCGCAATGCGGTCGATGCGGGTCGATCCGCAGTCGGCGATGCAGGCCAGCTCCAATCGCGTCGCTAACTCTCGTCAGGGACAGCGAACGCGCAATCTCCTTGTTGCCGGGGAAGTGGCCTCCACGGTAGTGTTGCTGATCGTTACTGGGCTCATAATGCGTAGTTTTTCACGGCTGCTGATGAAGCAGCGCGAGTTCGACTCCAGTCATGTCACGTTAGCGCAGGTGGATCTCGATGCGCCACAGTACGGCGACACGATGAATGGCTCGGATAAGGTACGGGCGCAATTTATGGATCGCGCACTCGAGAGCCTGGGCCAGATGCCTGGTGTGCAATCGGTAGCTATGACGAGCGAGATGCCGCTCGCAGGCGAGACGTGGATAGACGGCATCTACCGGCCGGATCATCCAGTGCCGCAAAATCAGGAGCCCACCGCAAATATGCGTTGGGTCAGCCCGAGTTACCTCGATACGCTCAGGATTCCCCTGATCGAGGGGCGGAATCTTCAGGCGTCGGATCGGGACCATCCGACGAACGCACTGATCTCTCAGCAGACGGCCCGCGCCATATGGCCCGGCGAAGACCCTCTCGGAAAGACCTTCACGACCGGAGACACCGATACATTCACCGTCGTCGGCGTGGTCGCCGATGCGCGTATCAACGACCTTAAGAAGACAGCCAGCATGATCTACCTGCCGTACTGGCAGAACCCCTGGTGGCGGGCGTATTTTCTCGTCCGCAGTTCGCAGCCTGCGTCCGCGCTCACCGATTCCATTCGCCGTGAGGTATGGAAGATCGATCCGCAGGTAGCGATTCCGGTGCTCAAATCACTCGACGATCAGGTGAATGATTCGGTGGCAACCGAACGTTTCCAGACGATGCTTCTAGGGAGCTTCGGCTTGGCGGCGCTTCTGCTTGCTCTGCTCGGGGTCTATGGCGTACTGGCTTATTCGGTCTCGTTGCGCGAGCAGGAGTTCGGGATTCGTATGGCGCTCGGCTCCGGCAAAGCGGCGTTGATGCGGCACGTCGTACAACAGGCGGCTGTCTCAGTGGTCGGGGGTGTGGTTACGGGACTGGTGCTTGCCTCGGTGGCAACACGTTGGGTCGCAAGTCTACTCTACGAAACCAGGGCTGCCGATCCGGTAGCCGTCTCGGCTAGTGTCGCAATATTACTCGTTGCGTCGCTTCTGGCAACACTGCTGCCCGCCCATCGCGCAGCCTCGGTGGACCCCATAAAAGCCCTCAAAATGGAATAG
- a CDS encoding DoxX family membrane protein, whose protein sequence is MKIAVLIARILLGLVFLVFGLNAFFHFIPMQPIPGDAGVMATLMYTHGWLTFHGVLYTVAGILLIVGRYVPVALVILGPILVNILVFHLTLTGGAGIGPGLVCTVLEIFLIWAYWPAFEGIFTPNGLRA, encoded by the coding sequence ATGAAAATCGCCGTCCTGATCGCACGCATTCTGCTTGGACTAGTCTTTCTCGTATTTGGTCTCAACGCCTTCTTCCACTTCATCCCCATGCAGCCCATCCCTGGCGACGCCGGCGTCATGGCCACTCTCATGTACACTCACGGCTGGCTCACCTTCCACGGTGTCCTCTACACCGTCGCCGGCATCCTTTTGATCGTAGGCCGCTACGTCCCCGTAGCCCTGGTGATCCTCGGCCCAATCCTTGTCAATATCCTCGTCTTCCACCTGACCCTGACCGGAGGCGCAGGAATCGGACCCGGCCTCGTCTGCACTGTCCTGGAGATCTTCCTCATCTGGGCCTACTGGCCAGCCTTCGAAGGAATCTTCACCCCCAACGGCCTCCGAGCCTAG
- a CDS encoding MmcQ/YjbR family DNA-binding protein: MDVERVRAYLLSLPHVVETAQWGGLLFWAGDKAIGGKMFVMLPLDQSEGQERSERARVISYLAGPERYPELLEVDGIFPAPYVARIFWVAVAGWSVFRKAEWERELSAAHGLTLAKLPPKVRAVLEMPATQQKRLIAERRKVLAAKATKGR; the protein is encoded by the coding sequence ATGGACGTGGAACGGGTTCGCGCGTATCTGCTGAGTCTGCCGCATGTGGTGGAGACGGCGCAGTGGGGCGGGCTTTTGTTCTGGGCGGGGGATAAGGCGATTGGCGGCAAGATGTTTGTGATGCTGCCGCTGGACCAGAGCGAGGGACAGGAGCGGAGTGAGAGGGCTCGCGTGATCTCGTACCTCGCCGGGCCGGAGCGTTACCCAGAGCTGCTAGAGGTGGATGGGATCTTTCCCGCGCCGTACGTGGCTCGCATCTTCTGGGTCGCGGTGGCGGGATGGAGTGTATTTCGCAAGGCGGAGTGGGAGCGGGAGCTGAGTGCGGCGCATGGGCTGACGCTGGCGAAGCTGCCGCCAAAGGTTCGCGCGGTGCTTGAGATGCCTGCGACTCAGCAGAAGCGGTTGATTGCGGAGCGCAGGAAGGTGCTGGCTGCGAAGGCTACTAAAGGCCGGTGA